A region from the uncultured Sunxiuqinia sp. genome encodes:
- a CDS encoding HAD-IIA family hydrolase, with protein sequence MKTQDFRSVVTNYKAVFFDAFGVLKNHKGIIPGVENTFDFLDEKGIDYYVLTNDASRSPEQLARMYQDNGIPAITTDKVISSGMLAHDWLKLKIKSGRVAYLGTEQSAHYIESAGLKTMPISKLDLNDVDDITCLAFLDDEGFDWNNDINKVINLLRKKNMSVIVANTDINYPVNRVDIAIAIGGISDMVEEILDRHFIRFGKPDAQMFMFAYEKACLKQALNRDDILMVGDTLFTDIIGGNKFGMDTVLVLSGNTLAESAKSKIRSTGIIPTYVCDSVASF encoded by the coding sequence ATGAAGACGCAAGATTTCAGAAGTGTAGTAACGAACTACAAAGCGGTTTTTTTTGATGCTTTCGGGGTATTAAAAAATCACAAAGGAATTATTCCCGGTGTTGAAAATACGTTCGATTTTCTGGATGAAAAAGGAATTGACTATTACGTACTAACCAATGATGCGTCCCGAAGCCCGGAACAGCTGGCACGGATGTATCAAGATAATGGAATCCCCGCGATTACCACCGATAAGGTTATTTCTTCGGGCATGCTGGCGCACGACTGGTTGAAACTCAAAATAAAATCAGGCCGCGTTGCTTACCTGGGCACTGAGCAATCGGCTCACTACATTGAGTCCGCCGGATTGAAAACAATGCCCATCAGCAAGCTCGACCTAAATGATGTTGATGATATTACCTGCCTTGCATTTCTGGATGACGAAGGTTTCGACTGGAACAACGACATCAACAAAGTTATCAACCTGCTTCGGAAAAAAAACATGTCGGTGATAGTTGCCAATACCGATATTAACTACCCGGTCAACCGAGTTGACATTGCCATTGCTATTGGTGGAATTTCAGATATGGTTGAAGAAATTCTGGATCGACATTTTATCCGTTTTGGAAAACCCGATGCCCAGATGTTTATGTTTGCGTACGAAAAAGCATGCTTAAAACAAGCTCTTAATCGCGACGATATCCTGATGGTAGGCGATACGCTTTTTACCGACATCATTGGAGGCAACAAGTTTGGGATGGATACCGTACTTGTTCTTTCCGGAAATACCTTAGCGGAAAGTGCCAAATCGAAAATTCGCTCAACAGGAATTATTCCAACTTATGTATGCGATTCGGTGGCTAGCTTTTAA
- a CDS encoding FKBP-type peptidyl-prolyl cis-trans isomerase, whose protein sequence is MAKREKKGKSKSSAGYNQKIGEDFLLQNAQKEGVQETASGLQYKIIEEVDGQKPSEFDTVLIHQRALLLNGTILEDTYRQNKPDDMKIEELIEGLQEGLLMMTKGSRYKFWIPSDLGWGRKGTSNKIPPFAVLAFDIRLVDILT, encoded by the coding sequence GTGGCAAAACGAGAAAAAAAAGGGAAAAGCAAAAGTTCAGCGGGCTACAACCAGAAAATAGGTGAAGATTTCCTGCTTCAAAATGCACAAAAAGAAGGCGTGCAGGAAACAGCCAGCGGGCTTCAGTATAAAATTATTGAAGAGGTGGACGGACAAAAGCCATCGGAATTTGACACCGTGCTGATTCACCAGCGAGCACTTCTATTAAACGGGACAATACTAGAAGATACCTACCGCCAAAACAAACCCGACGACATGAAAATTGAAGAACTGATCGAGGGATTGCAAGAAGGACTTCTGATGATGACCAAAGGCAGTCGCTACAAATTTTGGATTCCCTCGGATCTTGGCTGGGGACGAAAAGGAACAAGCAATAAAATACCTCCTTTTGCTGTGCTGGCCTTCGACATTCGCTTAGTTGATATTTTGACTTAA
- a CDS encoding glutamine synthetase beta-grasp domain-containing protein: protein MKTKLEYIWLDGYKPTQTLRAKTRIAKDFSGKLEDCPVWSFDGSSTRQAEGGDSDCLLKPVAIYPDPTRKNAYVVMTEVLNADGTPHISNGRAHIEDEDEDFWFGFEQEYFLMDPQTNKPLGFPADGYPAPQGPYYCGVGAQNSFGRELVEEHFDVCLEAGLNVEGINAEVAAGQWEYQIFAKGAHDAGDQIWVSRYFLEKLGEKYGVVVEWHPKPLGKELDWNGSGMHANFSNGLMRTCADKKVFDAICKEFGNHIEECISVYGAYNDQRLTGLHETAAITDFSYGVSDRGSSIRIPIGTVEDGWKGRLEDRRPSSNGDPYKIAAVIIKVTHKAVEKL, encoded by the coding sequence ATGAAAACAAAATTAGAGTACATCTGGTTGGACGGATACAAGCCAACACAAACTTTAAGGGCAAAGACAAGAATTGCAAAAGATTTCAGCGGAAAATTGGAAGATTGCCCGGTATGGTCATTTGACGGATCTTCAACTCGACAAGCAGAAGGAGGAGATTCTGACTGTCTCTTGAAACCAGTTGCAATTTATCCTGATCCAACTCGTAAAAATGCTTACGTTGTAATGACGGAAGTATTAAATGCAGATGGGACTCCACACATTTCTAACGGACGTGCTCACATCGAAGACGAAGATGAAGATTTCTGGTTTGGTTTTGAACAAGAGTACTTCTTGATGGATCCTCAAACAAACAAACCTCTGGGATTTCCAGCTGATGGTTATCCAGCTCCACAAGGACCTTACTATTGTGGTGTGGGTGCGCAAAACTCATTTGGTCGTGAATTGGTTGAGGAGCATTTCGATGTTTGTTTAGAAGCGGGTCTGAATGTTGAAGGTATCAATGCCGAGGTAGCTGCAGGACAGTGGGAATACCAAATCTTTGCAAAAGGAGCCCATGATGCTGGTGACCAAATTTGGGTATCACGTTATTTCCTAGAAAAACTCGGTGAGAAATATGGTGTTGTTGTTGAATGGCATCCAAAACCACTAGGAAAAGAGTTGGATTGGAATGGTTCGGGTATGCACGCAAACTTCTCTAATGGTTTGATGAGAACTTGTGCTGATAAAAAAGTATTTGATGCGATTTGCAAAGAATTTGGAAACCATATTGAAGAGTGTATTAGTGTTTACGGAGCGTATAACGATCAACGTTTAACAGGTCTTCACGAAACAGCTGCTATCACAGATTTCTCTTATGGAGTTTCTGACCGCGGTTCTTCTATTCGTATTCCAATTGGAACTGTTGAAGATGGCTGGAAAGGTCGTTTAGAAGATCGTCGTCCATCATCAAATGGTGACCCATACAAAATTGCTGCTGTTATCATCAAAGTTACACACAAAGCAGTTGAAAAATTGTAA
- a CDS encoding TldD/PmbA family protein, with product MTREEKYSLAKWAMQHALDGGADQVSIIISQSKSSNVDVREQKIDTLKEAIESNMSIRLYVDNKYSSHRTNRLEQTELSRFIEQAIVATKYLSPDPYRSLPDPNLYYQGEGEDLGTEDTSYDNIDPKTKVDLAFQIEKEAINKDERIISVSASYSDKTSSRLMVTSNGFEGETKNSSYSLGASVSVDGGDARPSDAWRERAILFDQLQKSNIGSVALDRVLKKIGQQKISSGKYDMLVENRAIGRLFYPLLSALDGYNIQQKNSFLIDKIGEKVASEKLTLTDDPFIQGGLGSQLFDSEGLALKKREVFKQGVLGTYYIDTYYAKKLEMEPTTGDSSNLIFESGEKDLEALVKSMKKGILVTGFNGGNTNGSTGDFSYGIDGFLVEDGEIIKPVSEMNISGNMKELWMNLAEVGTDPNPISSWQTPSMLFKGVDFSGS from the coding sequence ATGACACGAGAAGAAAAATACAGTCTGGCAAAATGGGCCATGCAACATGCATTGGACGGTGGAGCTGACCAAGTCAGCATTATTATTTCGCAAAGCAAAAGCAGCAACGTTGATGTTCGAGAACAAAAAATAGACACGCTGAAAGAAGCGATCGAAAGCAACATGAGTATCCGCTTGTATGTTGACAATAAATATTCGTCGCACCGAACCAATCGGCTGGAACAGACAGAACTTTCCCGCTTCATTGAACAAGCAATTGTCGCTACCAAATATTTATCTCCCGACCCATATCGCTCATTACCCGATCCCAATTTATATTATCAAGGTGAAGGAGAAGATCTTGGAACTGAGGATACTTCCTACGACAATATTGATCCAAAAACCAAAGTTGATCTGGCTTTTCAAATTGAAAAAGAAGCTATAAACAAAGATGAGCGCATCATCTCGGTATCGGCAAGTTACTCCGATAAAACGAGCAGCCGACTAATGGTGACAAGTAATGGTTTTGAAGGTGAAACAAAAAACAGCTCTTATAGCCTGGGAGCCTCCGTATCGGTTGACGGTGGAGATGCGCGTCCAAGTGACGCCTGGCGCGAACGGGCTATTTTGTTCGATCAACTGCAAAAATCAAATATTGGATCAGTTGCCCTCGATCGCGTACTAAAAAAGATTGGTCAACAGAAAATCAGCTCTGGCAAATACGACATGCTTGTTGAAAACAGGGCTATTGGGCGGTTATTCTATCCCTTGCTAAGCGCGTTGGACGGTTACAACATTCAGCAGAAAAACTCTTTTTTGATTGATAAAATCGGAGAAAAAGTGGCGTCTGAAAAACTTACATTAACCGACGATCCGTTTATTCAGGGCGGGCTGGGCTCGCAGCTATTCGATAGCGAAGGGCTGGCTTTAAAAAAGCGCGAGGTATTTAAACAAGGAGTACTCGGCACTTACTACATTGACACCTACTACGCGAAAAAACTGGAGATGGAACCGACAACCGGAGACTCTTCGAATTTAATTTTTGAGAGCGGCGAAAAGGATCTTGAAGCACTTGTAAAAAGCATGAAAAAGGGGATTCTGGTTACCGGCTTCAACGGTGGAAACACGAATGGATCAACCGGAGATTTCTCCTATGGGATTGATGGTTTTCTGGTTGAAGATGGAGAAATCATCAAGCCGGTTTCCGAGATGAACATCAGTGGAAATATGAAAGAGCTGTGGATGAATCTGGCCGAAGTTGGAACAGATCCGAACCCGATTTCATCCTGGCAAACACCGTCCATGTTATTTAAAGGAGTTGATTTTAGCGGTAGCTAA
- a CDS encoding histidinol-phosphate transaminase yields the protein MRTAKIKINKALFEETSHSPALADIVGEEMLDKVIDYCFIANPYYPTDEMMEQLQSKLASIIKAYPSSNPRLAREMLAEVLAINPQYLILGNGATELITIIEKCLIDQIAIPIPTFSEYIEKLKNLDAAKLFHLKPEKDYQLNLEEYASWIDQNQIESALIINPGNPTGQLMRVDEMKWFLKKMKHLKLILLDESFIDFADEQVPTLLGELADYNNLIVVRSMSKHCGVPGLRLGYCATSNKMFQTEIKEALPVWNINSIAEYFLLQLQRTNQEYHNSRIRVIDDVKDLYRKLVEIPGFKVYPTGSNFILVKIEFGMKAVDLQMQLLENYGLYVRDCSNKIGLDQYHIRVASQGKENDRFLIDALQNMAKTHSA from the coding sequence ATGCGCACTGCAAAAATAAAGATCAACAAAGCCCTATTCGAAGAAACGTCTCATTCACCGGCATTGGCCGATATTGTTGGCGAGGAAATGCTTGACAAGGTTATCGATTATTGTTTCATTGCCAATCCTTATTATCCAACCGATGAAATGATGGAGCAGCTGCAATCGAAATTAGCAAGTATTATTAAAGCTTATCCATCCAGCAATCCACGTTTGGCGAGGGAAATGCTGGCCGAGGTATTAGCAATTAATCCGCAATATCTGATTTTAGGCAATGGTGCCACTGAGCTGATTACTATTATTGAGAAATGTTTGATTGATCAAATCGCGATTCCGATTCCCACGTTTAGTGAGTACATTGAAAAATTGAAAAATTTGGATGCGGCAAAATTATTCCACCTTAAACCAGAGAAGGATTATCAGCTGAATTTAGAGGAATATGCCAGTTGGATTGATCAAAATCAGATTGAGTCAGCCTTAATTATCAATCCCGGAAATCCAACCGGGCAATTGATGCGAGTTGATGAGATGAAGTGGTTTTTGAAGAAGATGAAACATTTGAAGTTGATTTTGCTCGATGAATCGTTTATTGATTTTGCTGATGAACAGGTACCGACTTTGCTTGGAGAATTAGCAGATTATAACAACTTAATTGTTGTTCGAAGCATGAGCAAGCATTGTGGTGTGCCGGGATTGAGGTTGGGGTATTGCGCGACTTCAAACAAAATGTTTCAGACAGAAATTAAGGAGGCTTTGCCTGTTTGGAATATCAATTCCATTGCAGAGTACTTTTTGTTGCAACTTCAAAGGACGAATCAGGAATACCATAATTCGCGTATTCGGGTTATTGATGATGTAAAAGATTTGTATCGAAAACTGGTCGAGATTCCAGGCTTCAAGGTTTATCCAACCGGAAGCAATTTCATTCTTGTTAAAATTGAATTTGGAATGAAAGCGGTTGATTTGCAAATGCAGCTACTTGAAAACTATGGACTTTATGTGCGCGATTGTAGTAACAAAATTGGGCTGGATCAATACCACATTCGCGTTGCCTCGCAAGGAAAAGAGAACGATCGGTTTTTGATTGATGCATTACAAAACATGGCAAAAACACATTCTGCGTAA
- a CDS encoding metallopeptidase TldD-related protein, which translates to MKNIDRRKFLKSSGTAVAGSMILPSLIQSCQSASASAEVQAYLDHFGVDITLLQKVTNKCLSKGGDYADLFFEHKLSNSLSLEDGKVNRAYSNVDFGVGIRVLKGDQTGFAYSETVTPEALIKAANTAANIATGNVNVSAQEIKEAIPSNYYKIDRSWEETTVEEKIPFIQALNDQIFAKDTRVSKVNAYLSDQSAYVLFYSSEGILTYDYRPMVSLGAFCVMEKQGKIENAYSSRSFRKGFEFLNDELVSLLATEVVDRTSLLFEATKPKAGEMPVVMGAGGSGILLHEAIGHTFEADFNRKGTSIFADKMGKKVAENFVNIVDDGTLLENRGSLNTDDEGNATEKTYLVKDGILNSYLHDRISSKHYQVNPTGNGRRESFRHMPLPRMRATYMEVGPHSKDDIITNVKQGIYVDNFSNGEVKIGAGDFTFFVKSGCLIENGKLTRPIKDINIIGNGPQALADITMCATDYKIDNGTWTCGKSGQSVPVTCGLPTVLVKKLTVGGVS; encoded by the coding sequence ATGAAAAACATCGACCGAAGAAAATTTCTAAAATCATCGGGTACGGCTGTTGCTGGAAGCATGATTCTCCCCAGTCTTATCCAGTCATGCCAGAGTGCTTCAGCCTCTGCCGAAGTTCAGGCTTACCTTGATCATTTTGGCGTTGATATAACGCTACTACAAAAAGTCACTAACAAATGCCTCAGCAAGGGTGGCGATTATGCCGATCTATTTTTTGAACACAAATTAAGTAACAGTCTATCGCTGGAAGACGGCAAGGTTAACCGTGCCTATTCAAATGTAGATTTTGGAGTAGGCATCCGTGTTTTAAAAGGAGACCAAACCGGCTTTGCCTATTCGGAAACAGTAACTCCCGAAGCATTGATAAAAGCAGCGAACACTGCAGCCAATATTGCAACGGGCAATGTAAACGTATCGGCGCAAGAAATTAAAGAAGCCATTCCTTCAAACTACTATAAAATTGATCGATCGTGGGAAGAGACAACGGTAGAGGAAAAAATCCCGTTCATTCAGGCTTTAAACGACCAGATATTTGCCAAAGACACGCGCGTATCAAAGGTGAATGCCTATTTGAGCGACCAATCAGCTTATGTTCTTTTTTACAGCTCCGAAGGGATTCTCACCTACGATTACCGCCCAATGGTAAGTTTAGGAGCATTTTGCGTAATGGAGAAACAGGGTAAAATTGAGAATGCTTATTCTTCGCGTTCGTTCCGAAAAGGCTTCGAGTTTTTAAATGATGAGCTTGTGAGCTTGTTGGCCACCGAGGTGGTCGACCGAACATCGCTCCTATTTGAAGCCACTAAACCAAAAGCCGGCGAAATGCCTGTTGTAATGGGAGCCGGAGGATCCGGAATCTTGCTGCACGAAGCTATTGGCCATACCTTTGAAGCCGACTTCAACCGAAAAGGAACATCTATTTTTGCAGACAAAATGGGCAAAAAGGTAGCCGAGAATTTTGTCAATATTGTGGATGATGGAACACTGCTTGAAAACCGGGGATCGTTAAACACCGACGACGAAGGAAATGCAACCGAAAAAACATATCTGGTTAAAGACGGAATCCTTAACAGCTACCTGCACGACCGAATTAGCTCGAAACATTACCAAGTAAACCCAACAGGAAATGGAAGGAGAGAATCCTTCCGTCATATGCCACTGCCACGAATGAGAGCGACTTATATGGAAGTTGGACCTCACTCAAAAGATGACATCATCACCAATGTGAAACAAGGCATTTATGTGGATAATTTCAGCAATGGTGAAGTAAAAATCGGAGCCGGCGATTTCACCTTCTTTGTTAAGTCGGGCTGCCTGATTGAAAACGGAAAACTAACACGCCCAATTAAAGACATCAACATTATTGGTAACGGACCGCAAGCACTGGCCGACATTACAATGTGTGCCACTGACTACAAAATAGACAACGGCACCTGGACCTGTGGAAAATCCGGCCAATCGGTTCCTGTAACCTGTGGACTACCTACCGTTTTGGTAAAAAAACTCACCGTTGGTGGTGTTAGCTAA
- a CDS encoding glutamine synthetase family protein, producing MTNKKDLIKTIKESTQSKIKFAVVDIDGILRGKTIHKDKFLEVVDGDIGFCDVIFGWDANDKCYDNVEITGWHTAYPDAIARIDLSTYRNIPWDNECPFFLADFSSEPGKDLPACPRSLLKRIRKRATEKGFEAVFSQEFEWFNFVGTSNELAEKNYSDLKPISPGMFGYSMLRPTQYQTYFNDLFDLLEKFQVSLEGLHTETGPGVYEAAIRYDKIVQAADKAALFKNSVKEIAYQHGIIASFMAKWNDNLPGCSGHIHQSLWDIGQKRNLFFSGDKQSPMSRLMESYLAGQLYCLPHILPMYAPTINSYKRLREGAWAPVTASWGLDNRTTAVRVINGQAKSIRLEMRVPGSDSNPYLAMAAALASGLYGIENELELTIPKTTGNEYAQKDHERLPLNLLDANRKMKDSKIANTLFGEDFVNHFVATREWEWREFAKAVTDWETKRYFEII from the coding sequence TTCTGGAAGTAGTTGATGGCGATATTGGGTTTTGTGATGTCATTTTTGGATGGGATGCCAATGACAAATGTTACGACAATGTAGAAATTACCGGCTGGCATACTGCCTATCCTGATGCAATTGCCCGAATTGATCTTTCGACCTACCGCAACATTCCGTGGGACAACGAATGTCCGTTTTTTCTGGCTGATTTCAGTTCTGAACCGGGCAAGGATTTGCCCGCTTGTCCTCGCAGCTTATTAAAACGAATCAGGAAACGTGCAACAGAGAAGGGCTTCGAAGCAGTATTCTCACAAGAATTTGAGTGGTTCAATTTTGTGGGAACTTCGAACGAGCTAGCCGAAAAGAATTATTCCGATTTGAAACCAATCTCGCCGGGAATGTTTGGCTACTCCATGCTTAGGCCAACACAATACCAAACCTATTTCAATGACCTGTTCGATTTGCTGGAGAAGTTTCAGGTAAGCCTCGAAGGCCTGCATACCGAAACCGGCCCCGGTGTTTATGAAGCGGCAATTCGTTACGATAAAATTGTACAAGCTGCTGACAAAGCAGCACTTTTCAAAAACAGTGTAAAAGAAATTGCCTATCAACATGGAATAATTGCCAGTTTTATGGCTAAATGGAATGATAATCTTCCCGGTTGTAGCGGACACATTCATCAAAGTTTGTGGGATATCGGTCAAAAAAGAAACCTCTTTTTCTCGGGCGACAAACAATCACCGATGAGCAGGCTGATGGAAAGCTACCTGGCCGGACAGCTATATTGCTTACCTCACATTTTGCCTATGTATGCACCAACAATCAACAGTTACAAACGGCTTCGCGAAGGTGCCTGGGCTCCGGTTACCGCAAGTTGGGGACTCGACAACCGCACAACAGCGGTTCGGGTTATCAACGGACAGGCGAAATCGATCCGACTGGAAATGCGCGTTCCCGGCTCCGACTCCAATCCATATCTGGCAATGGCTGCTGCCCTGGCCTCTGGTTTATATGGAATCGAAAATGAATTAGAACTAACGATTCCAAAAACAACCGGCAACGAATATGCCCAAAAAGACCACGAACGACTGCCGCTCAACCTACTGGATGCCAACAGAAAGATGAAAGATTCGAAGATTGCCAACACCCTGTTTGGAGAGGACTTTGTCAATCATTTTGTAGCTACACGAGAATGGGAATGGCGCGAATTCGCCAAAGCAGTAACCGATTGGGAAACAAAAAGGTATTTTGAAATTATCTGA